In the genome of Coraliomargarita algicola, one region contains:
- a CDS encoding PP2C family protein-serine/threonine phosphatase, whose protein sequence is MRNETDQDFQQSAAHIRSSFKRLFETIMEQIADRIYIKDTKGRFVFVSDALARVHGHAHRSDLEGMSDFDFYDKEIADSFYSEEQEILRSNTPVVNRVEKEIWLDGRTSWVSVSKVPLRLDSGEAVGILGISRDVTEQCRMQEQLREANETMLDDYHSAERVQTVMIPGRIPEVAGIELAYVWKPMGAVGGDIINFPRNPNHDLLFFMGDVCGHGVQAAFYTVLLKYMTAQAAIDYQRSPAAFLDVVNSQISSQLRGGFITGIAGHFEPGEVGESCTLRISHTGHPHLLVLRSGNRRIESVALPNSMVMGLPGGAAAENRAIELERGDRVYTFTDGAVEAENSAGQQLGFERLERMIASCASLPLQASLESVFQQVSEYAGRMGQQDDVTLLAFEVTE, encoded by the coding sequence ATGCGAAACGAAACAGACCAAGATTTTCAGCAAAGTGCGGCGCATATTCGAAGCTCCTTTAAGCGTCTATTTGAGACGATCATGGAGCAGATCGCCGACCGCATCTATATTAAGGATACTAAGGGACGTTTCGTTTTTGTAAGCGATGCACTTGCACGAGTGCATGGTCATGCGCATCGGTCGGATCTTGAAGGTATGAGCGATTTCGATTTTTACGATAAAGAGATCGCGGATTCTTTCTATAGCGAAGAACAGGAAATTTTACGTAGCAACACGCCTGTCGTAAATCGAGTCGAGAAGGAGATCTGGCTGGATGGTCGAACTTCGTGGGTTTCTGTGTCGAAGGTTCCCTTGCGTTTGGACTCTGGTGAGGCGGTGGGGATACTGGGTATTTCCCGCGACGTCACGGAGCAGTGCCGGATGCAAGAGCAGTTGCGCGAAGCCAACGAAACCATGCTCGATGATTATCATAGTGCCGAGCGCGTGCAGACGGTGATGATCCCCGGGCGGATACCTGAAGTCGCGGGGATTGAGCTCGCCTATGTGTGGAAACCGATGGGAGCCGTTGGCGGCGATATTATTAATTTTCCCAGAAACCCGAATCACGACCTACTTTTTTTTATGGGTGATGTTTGTGGGCATGGGGTGCAGGCGGCTTTTTATACAGTGCTTTTGAAATACATGACCGCTCAGGCTGCGATCGATTATCAGCGTTCGCCTGCAGCATTTTTGGATGTTGTGAACAGCCAGATCAGTAGTCAGTTGCGAGGTGGCTTTATTACTGGAATCGCTGGGCATTTTGAGCCAGGTGAAGTGGGGGAGTCCTGTACGCTTCGGATTTCGCATACCGGGCATCCACATTTACTGGTGCTTCGTTCTGGCAATAGAAGGATCGAGTCAGTCGCCTTGCCAAACTCCATGGTGATGGGGCTGCCCGGGGGCGCTGCCGCGGAGAATCGTGCGATCGAATTGGAGCGGGGAGACCGTGTGTACACTTTTACCGATGGTGCGGTCGAAGCCGAGAACTCCGCGGGCCAGCAGTTAGGATTTGAGCGTCTTGAGCGAATGATTGCGTCCTGTGCCTCGCTGCCGCTTCAGGCCAGCTTGGAGTCTGTGTTTCAGCAAGTTTCGGAGTATGCGGGGCGAATGGGGCAGCAGGATGATGTGACCCTGCTTGCCTTTGAAGTGACTGAATAA
- a CDS encoding alpha-amylase family glycosyl hydrolase produces the protein MRSNSWLKDAIIYQVYPQTFQDSNGDGIGDFQGLVRRLDYIQELGVDVIWLNPCFDSPFGDAGYDIRDFYKIAPRYGDEADLSDLVEAAHARGIKVILDLVAGHTSMDNPWFLEEAANPKSPEANRYIWKNRDFDPKLGPKKGDFVSNFFWYQPALNFGYAVPTEAWQDSVDAPGPQKNRAELRRIMAYWFDRGCDGFRVDMAGAMVKPSDPQALAETIRLWQEMRVWIDATYPDKLLFAEWSHPVQAINAGFDLDFIMHFNVPGYPSLFFNGVGAIPNKEGPCYFDREGRGSLEVFRKAYSEQLDGTRGQGFVSLPVANHDFQRLRCGARSWDELRCAWVFFMTQAGPPTIYYGEEIGMRYVEDAPAKEGSTLQGITAANAGTLDLGERAGTRTPMQWDDSDNAGFSTASESELYLPIDSDPERPTVAKQEADPNSLLHFVRELVRLRKSHPALGSEGSYTILNPVEQSYPMVYMRELNGLRYLIALNPSAVRQSISLAVDGSLGEFLLNQGCQWAGGQGMLRVDVERFSYSIVEVQTE, from the coding sequence ATGCGCTCCAATTCTTGGCTGAAAGACGCCATCATTTATCAAGTATATCCACAAACTTTCCAGGACAGCAATGGAGATGGGATTGGTGATTTTCAGGGGCTGGTGCGCCGTCTCGATTATATTCAAGAACTCGGAGTGGATGTGATCTGGCTCAATCCCTGTTTCGATTCACCGTTTGGGGATGCGGGCTACGATATTCGCGATTTTTATAAGATAGCGCCACGCTATGGCGATGAGGCTGATCTTTCCGATTTGGTGGAAGCGGCGCACGCTCGCGGGATCAAGGTGATCTTGGACTTGGTGGCAGGGCACACTTCGATGGATAATCCATGGTTTCTGGAAGAGGCGGCGAATCCGAAAAGCCCAGAGGCTAATCGATACATTTGGAAGAATCGCGATTTCGACCCCAAGCTGGGACCGAAGAAGGGAGATTTCGTATCTAACTTTTTCTGGTATCAGCCTGCGCTAAATTTTGGATACGCGGTGCCCACGGAAGCCTGGCAGGATTCTGTTGATGCGCCAGGGCCTCAAAAAAATCGTGCAGAGTTGCGACGGATTATGGCTTACTGGTTTGATCGTGGCTGTGATGGATTTCGTGTGGACATGGCGGGGGCGATGGTTAAACCCAGCGATCCGCAGGCATTGGCCGAAACGATCCGGCTGTGGCAGGAAATGCGTGTCTGGATTGATGCGACGTATCCAGATAAACTTTTATTCGCGGAATGGAGCCATCCAGTTCAGGCCATTAATGCGGGCTTTGATCTGGATTTTATCATGCACTTCAATGTGCCAGGCTATCCCTCCTTGTTTTTTAATGGAGTCGGTGCCATTCCGAATAAAGAGGGGCCTTGTTATTTCGATCGCGAAGGTCGCGGAAGTTTGGAGGTTTTCCGAAAAGCATATTCTGAGCAGCTCGACGGCACGCGTGGTCAGGGCTTCGTTTCTCTGCCGGTTGCTAATCATGATTTTCAACGCTTGCGCTGTGGGGCGCGTTCCTGGGATGAGTTGCGTTGCGCATGGGTGTTTTTTATGACGCAAGCGGGGCCGCCTACTATCTATTACGGTGAAGAGATTGGTATGCGCTATGTTGAAGATGCGCCCGCAAAGGAAGGCTCGACGCTACAGGGGATCACCGCTGCCAATGCCGGTACTTTGGATTTAGGGGAACGTGCAGGCACACGTACGCCAATGCAGTGGGATGATTCTGATAACGCCGGGTTTTCCACTGCCAGTGAGAGCGAATTATACCTGCCGATCGATTCCGATCCGGAGCGGCCAACTGTCGCGAAGCAGGAGGCGGATCCGAATTCGTTATTGCATTTTGTACGTGAGTTGGTGCGGCTTCGAAAGAGTCATCCGGCACTCGGCTCTGAGGGGAGCTATACTATTTTGAATCCGGTGGAACAATCGTATCCGATGGTTTACATGCGCGAACTGAATGGGCTGCGTTATCTGATTGCATTGAATCCTTCAGCGGTCAGGCAGTCGATTTCGTTGGCAGTCGATGGTAGCTTGGGCGAATTTTTGCTCAACCAAGGCTGTCAATGGGCAGGCGGACAGGGGATGCTTCGTGTTGACGTCGAGCGCTTCAGCTACAGTATTGTGGAAGTTCAAACCGAGTGA
- a CDS encoding GH39 family glycosyl hydrolase has translation MSKMTVKDFGFPYLGKLTPPQATKISSSRLGVGFETLDRDMWDVAPAWPVLNELGVKWARVQTGWAKTEKVSGVYDFAWLDEIVDQLLERGVQPWLSVSYGNPLYTPTATADGTGFPPVYTEAERQGWAAYVRALTRHYRTRIQHYEIWNEPDAGFFKPKSDAALYVELVKATSLAIRAEHPNAYIIGGALGVAMHPGGLEFTQKCLEHGMAEMIDAISYHGYKFLPEQYADQEFPAYLRLIRSYKPDIAYWQGETGCPSKVPAGNGQALAEMTVSEEIQARWLTRRILVELGFDAAIVSYFNMGDFTKYLFGGELGYTSHYGLIRMEDGLPKPAYYALQSLAALLHDPLEVAKGRTSFRLQTGDDTNPITREQAAAAYQVNLVRGNVPVHAWWLRELVESDCKWQSITFYYWLDQALKLPNPVLIDPIAQDVYQLELKRNYNMNEFANLPISNSPMLLTDRSIVSYQS, from the coding sequence ATGAGTAAGATGACTGTCAAAGATTTTGGTTTTCCCTACCTCGGAAAACTCACACCGCCTCAAGCCACTAAAATAAGTTCCTCACGCCTGGGAGTCGGCTTTGAAACACTCGACCGTGACATGTGGGACGTCGCTCCGGCCTGGCCTGTATTGAATGAGTTGGGCGTCAAATGGGCACGGGTGCAGACAGGCTGGGCCAAGACAGAAAAAGTCTCAGGTGTCTACGATTTCGCGTGGTTGGACGAGATCGTGGATCAGCTGCTAGAGCGCGGCGTGCAACCGTGGCTCAGCGTCAGTTACGGCAACCCACTCTACACACCAACGGCCACAGCGGATGGCACCGGATTTCCTCCCGTCTACACAGAAGCTGAGCGTCAAGGCTGGGCCGCCTATGTCAGAGCCCTAACCCGCCACTACCGCACACGCATCCAGCACTACGAAATCTGGAACGAGCCCGATGCTGGATTTTTTAAACCCAAATCGGATGCCGCGCTCTACGTCGAGCTAGTCAAAGCGACTAGCTTGGCCATACGTGCCGAGCATCCCAACGCGTACATAATCGGTGGTGCATTAGGTGTAGCCATGCACCCCGGCGGACTTGAATTCACGCAGAAGTGCCTCGAACACGGCATGGCCGAAATGATCGATGCAATCAGTTATCACGGCTACAAGTTTCTGCCGGAACAATACGCCGATCAAGAATTCCCAGCCTACCTGCGCCTGATTCGCAGCTACAAGCCCGACATCGCCTATTGGCAAGGGGAAACGGGCTGTCCCTCAAAAGTGCCAGCGGGTAACGGACAAGCGCTTGCAGAAATGACCGTGAGCGAAGAGATTCAAGCGCGCTGGTTGACACGCCGCATCTTAGTCGAGCTTGGGTTCGATGCCGCGATTGTGAGTTATTTCAACATGGGGGACTTCACCAAGTATCTATTCGGTGGCGAACTTGGCTACACCTCGCACTATGGCCTGATCCGAATGGAAGACGGCTTACCCAAACCCGCCTACTACGCCTTACAAAGTCTGGCTGCGCTACTGCACGATCCACTGGAGGTCGCCAAGGGGCGCACCTCCTTCCGCCTTCAAACCGGAGATGACACCAATCCAATCACTCGCGAACAAGCAGCCGCCGCCTATCAAGTCAACCTCGTCCGCGGCAACGTACCCGTACACGCCTGGTGGCTACGTGAACTGGTAGAAAGTGACTGCAAATGGCAAAGTATCACCTTCTACTACTGGCTTGATCAGGCCCTTAAGCTGCCCAATCCTGTCTTAATCGATCCGATCGCTCAGGACGTATACCAACTGGAATTAAAGCGTAACTACAACATGAATGAATTCGCCAATTTACCCATTTCAAATTCACCGATGTTGCTGACTGATCGCTCTATCGTATCCTACCAAAGCTAA
- a CDS encoding glycosyl hydrolase family 95 catalytic domain-containing protein: MEQVSVNKGHTWPFPLVRPHAGVPLGNGRMGVLVWGSGQCLKLTISRADFWDHRGGKSWKPEMNYQNLHSLLVAGDESAIREIFSEAPANPGDPARSSVLPIGRVEFIFPAEWSLMQVDLDFCSAVATVQLQNTAGQLARVTLELCLDAPLLEIKSVDGLKLPEASARPAWESVGDYLREISFPPPEALPHGADGWMQRTPIDETVSVGWVDAFDGAGLKLAATLSEDLVEVLSSASCEANAQWWDAYWARVPTIEVPDKSYEFLLNYGLYKFAGLTKPSGVAATLQGPWIEDYQMPPWSSDYHFNINVQMCYWPAYRAGLFEHLLPLFRMIEGWLPILRENARLFVGIDDGYLLPHAVDDHCGIIGAFWTGTVDHACTAWVARMMFDYWVYSGDEAFLRETAFPFMKGAMRVYEAMLERRGDGSFSMALSVSPEYRGAAMNAWGRDASFQLAACHSLAESLQTAADVLQETPAPIWQEIREQLPLATVATEPAKGGDVVALWEGLALEESHRHHSHLAGMCPFDVFDFEDLKWRPILERSIRQWHRLGMGHWSGWCIPWAAMLHHRAGNPEVAVAQMHYWSSIYTNEGQGTLHDPQFSNSNLSTAEAVKSDVLDEKMQMDAGMCATTAVLDAMVHSRRGVLHLFQGVPAAWRTCAFENIHVEGGFRLSARRGPSGVEWVRITASRAGICRVANLWPEDPRGPIIEQTLAAGEVVELLAGHASS; the protein is encoded by the coding sequence ATGGAGCAAGTTTCCGTCAATAAAGGCCACACTTGGCCGTTTCCTTTGGTACGTCCACATGCGGGGGTGCCTCTGGGGAATGGGCGTATGGGCGTGCTGGTTTGGGGGAGTGGGCAGTGCCTAAAGCTGACAATTAGCCGGGCTGATTTCTGGGATCATCGGGGTGGGAAATCCTGGAAGCCTGAGATGAACTACCAGAACTTGCACAGCTTGCTGGTGGCAGGGGACGAGTCGGCGATTCGGGAGATTTTTTCAGAAGCACCCGCCAATCCTGGCGACCCCGCTCGCTCTTCAGTGCTGCCAATTGGACGGGTGGAATTCATCTTTCCTGCTGAATGGTCGCTCATGCAGGTGGACTTGGATTTTTGTTCGGCGGTTGCGACTGTACAGTTGCAAAATACTGCAGGTCAGCTGGCACGTGTGACACTTGAGCTTTGCTTGGACGCGCCCTTATTAGAGATTAAAAGTGTAGATGGTCTCAAGCTTCCTGAGGCGAGTGCACGTCCCGCTTGGGAGTCTGTCGGTGACTATTTGCGAGAGATTTCCTTCCCGCCCCCAGAAGCGCTGCCCCATGGCGCAGATGGATGGATGCAGCGGACGCCTATTGATGAAACAGTTTCGGTAGGGTGGGTGGATGCATTCGACGGAGCGGGCTTGAAACTCGCTGCGACTCTTTCCGAAGACCTCGTCGAGGTCTTGTCTTCCGCCTCATGTGAGGCGAATGCTCAATGGTGGGACGCTTATTGGGCACGGGTGCCGACGATTGAAGTTCCGGACAAGTCTTACGAGTTCTTATTGAACTATGGTCTATATAAATTTGCAGGGCTCACTAAACCCAGTGGTGTTGCGGCGACTTTACAAGGGCCGTGGATTGAAGACTATCAGATGCCTCCGTGGTCGAGTGATTATCACTTCAACATCAATGTACAAATGTGCTATTGGCCTGCTTATCGAGCGGGATTGTTTGAGCACCTGTTGCCACTCTTTCGAATGATTGAGGGCTGGTTGCCGATCTTGCGTGAAAATGCGCGTCTGTTTGTCGGCATCGATGATGGCTATTTGCTGCCACATGCGGTGGATGATCACTGTGGTATTATCGGGGCTTTCTGGACTGGGACAGTGGATCATGCATGCACGGCATGGGTGGCTCGGATGATGTTTGATTATTGGGTTTATTCGGGGGACGAGGCCTTTTTGCGTGAAACCGCATTTCCATTCATGAAGGGAGCCATGCGTGTTTATGAGGCGATGCTAGAGCGTCGCGGGGATGGTTCCTTTAGCATGGCCTTGAGTGTCTCTCCTGAATACCGTGGAGCGGCGATGAATGCCTGGGGTAGAGATGCCAGCTTCCAACTTGCAGCGTGTCATAGCTTGGCGGAGTCGCTGCAGACTGCGGCTGACGTCTTGCAAGAGACGCCTGCACCTATCTGGCAAGAAATCCGTGAGCAATTACCGCTGGCAACCGTGGCGACTGAACCGGCAAAGGGCGGGGACGTGGTGGCGCTGTGGGAAGGCTTAGCTTTGGAGGAGAGTCATCGGCATCATTCGCATTTAGCAGGAATGTGTCCGTTTGATGTTTTTGATTTTGAGGATCTGAAGTGGAGGCCGATTTTGGAGCGATCCATTCGGCAGTGGCACCGGTTGGGCATGGGACATTGGAGTGGCTGGTGTATTCCGTGGGCAGCGATGCTGCATCATCGCGCGGGGAATCCTGAAGTTGCTGTCGCTCAGATGCATTACTGGTCTTCGATTTATACCAATGAAGGGCAAGGCACCTTGCATGATCCGCAGTTTTCCAATTCGAACTTGAGCACCGCTGAGGCAGTGAAGTCCGATGTTCTAGATGAGAAGATGCAAATGGATGCCGGGATGTGTGCGACGACAGCCGTACTTGACGCCATGGTGCACTCGCGCCGTGGGGTGTTGCATCTCTTCCAAGGTGTACCCGCTGCATGGCGCACATGCGCGTTTGAGAATATACACGTCGAAGGAGGCTTTCGTCTGAGTGCTCGTCGTGGTCCAAGTGGAGTCGAATGGGTGCGGATCACTGCATCGCGAGCGGGTATCTGTCGAGTCGCTAATCTCTGGCCTGAAGATCCACGTGGTCCAATCATTGAGCAAACACTTGCCGCGGGTGAGGTGGTCGAGTTACTTGCTGGCCACGCTTCGAGCTGA
- a CDS encoding LacI family DNA-binding transcriptional regulator codes for MPHSPERRPNMQQIGQAAGVSKSAVSLALRNDPRIPEATRLRIQQIAEEMGYRRNPVVDSLMTQLRAGRQPTFQANLGLINCSPISDLSKNHTFRRLREGVLRRAEDLGYGIEEFWLQQPDMRPQRLKQIVETRGIRGLILIAALSPDTIDRGYVDFWYDFACAVIGVTHLNNRLNCASNDQYLTARRATGKVLELGYKRPMLVVPPHDDALLEDKFSAGFYSAARHLSVLDQIPVVPLDLDDPHAALQAIRQQRPDVVITNKSEFYSVLQDDGIRIPKDLGLVHLDWHDALANIAGMRQNNRVVGSAGVDLVVGQLQKNEFGSQEFPKVVQIESVWIDGPSVKLQKPVEKNVSKKKT; via the coding sequence ATGCCCCATTCCCCTGAGCGCCGCCCTAATATGCAGCAAATCGGCCAAGCTGCTGGAGTCAGTAAATCTGCTGTTTCCCTCGCTCTGCGTAACGATCCCCGTATCCCCGAGGCGACGCGTCTGCGCATACAGCAGATTGCTGAAGAAATGGGCTATCGGCGTAATCCGGTGGTGGACTCGCTGATGACACAGCTGCGTGCTGGTCGTCAGCCGACTTTTCAGGCGAATCTTGGCTTGATCAACTGCTCTCCAATTAGTGATTTGAGTAAGAATCATACCTTTCGACGCTTGCGTGAAGGTGTCTTGCGACGAGCTGAAGACCTGGGCTATGGGATCGAAGAGTTTTGGTTGCAACAGCCTGATATGCGTCCGCAGCGACTCAAACAGATCGTAGAGACGCGCGGCATTCGTGGCCTGATATTGATTGCGGCGCTCAGCCCGGATACCATTGACCGTGGTTATGTGGATTTTTGGTATGATTTTGCCTGTGCGGTAATTGGAGTGACACATTTGAATAACCGTTTGAATTGCGCTTCCAATGATCAGTATCTCACTGCTCGTCGTGCCACCGGAAAGGTATTAGAACTGGGCTATAAGCGCCCTATGCTGGTGGTGCCGCCCCATGATGATGCCTTGTTGGAAGATAAATTTAGCGCAGGTTTTTACAGTGCGGCTCGTCATTTATCTGTGCTGGATCAGATTCCCGTCGTGCCATTGGATCTCGACGATCCACATGCGGCGCTCCAGGCCATTCGCCAGCAAAGACCCGACGTGGTGATCACAAATAAATCCGAATTTTATAGTGTTTTACAGGATGACGGTATCCGTATTCCCAAAGATCTGGGGCTGGTGCATCTGGACTGGCACGATGCCCTCGCGAATATCGCGGGTATGCGTCAAAACAATCGTGTCGTTGGTAGCGCAGGCGTGGATTTAGTGGTGGGGCAGCTTCAGAAAAATGAGTTTGGCTCGCAGGAATTTCCTAAAGTCGTGCAGATTGAGAGTGTTTGGATCGACGGGCCCAGCGTGAAGCTGCAAAAGCCCGTCGAGAAAAACGTTTCAAAGAAAAAGACGTGA